The Kitasatospora paranensis genome has a window encoding:
- a CDS encoding 8-oxoguanine deaminase, which translates to MAVQPPPADQRIVIENVAVATVDANDTEYARGHVVILGNRIESVGDGPAPQWLDNVVRRINGEGHLITPGLVNTHHHFYQWITRGLAQDNILFDWLVALYPTWARIDDRLVHAATQGSAAALLKSGCTTASDHHYVFPQGGGDILGASIEGVRELGMRFTALRGSMDRSKKDGGLPPDHAVEKTEDILIASEAAVDTWHDSSFGSMLHVAIAPCSPFSVSTELLKQSAELARRKGVRLHTHGSETAEEEQFCKELFGMGPTDYFESTGWLGEDVWMAHCVHMNDSDIAKFAETGTGVAHCPSSNARLAAGIARVPDMLKAGVPVGLGVDGTASNESGELGTELRNALLINRLHGRPDALTARSALRLGTMGGARVLGRHQEIGSIEAGKLADLALWKVDGIMHSSIADPVAALVMGALPPLATLFVNGNAVVERGVLTTVDEDRIALACARAAKELAARV; encoded by the coding sequence ATGGCAGTCCAGCCCCCGCCCGCCGACCAGCGGATCGTGATCGAGAACGTCGCCGTCGCGACGGTCGACGCGAACGACACCGAGTACGCCCGCGGCCACGTGGTCATCCTCGGCAACCGGATCGAGTCGGTCGGCGACGGCCCCGCCCCGCAGTGGCTGGACAACGTGGTGCGCCGGATCAACGGCGAGGGCCACCTGATCACCCCGGGCCTGGTCAACACCCACCACCACTTCTACCAGTGGATCACCCGCGGCCTGGCCCAGGACAACATCCTCTTCGACTGGCTGGTCGCGCTCTACCCGACCTGGGCCCGGATCGACGACCGGCTCGTGCACGCCGCCACCCAGGGCTCGGCGGCCGCGCTGCTCAAGTCCGGCTGTACGACCGCCTCCGACCACCACTACGTCTTCCCGCAGGGCGGCGGCGACATCCTCGGCGCGTCCATCGAGGGCGTCCGCGAACTGGGGATGCGCTTCACCGCGCTGCGCGGCTCGATGGACCGCAGCAAGAAGGACGGCGGCCTGCCGCCGGACCACGCGGTCGAGAAGACCGAGGACATCCTGATCGCCTCCGAGGCGGCCGTCGACACCTGGCACGACTCCTCGTTCGGCTCGATGCTGCACGTCGCGATCGCGCCCTGCTCGCCGTTCTCGGTCTCCACCGAACTGCTCAAGCAGTCCGCCGAACTGGCCCGCCGCAAGGGCGTCCGGCTGCACACCCACGGCTCCGAGACGGCCGAGGAGGAGCAGTTCTGCAAGGAGCTGTTCGGCATGGGCCCGACCGACTACTTCGAGTCCACCGGCTGGCTCGGCGAGGACGTGTGGATGGCGCACTGCGTCCACATGAACGACTCCGACATCGCCAAGTTCGCCGAGACCGGCACCGGCGTGGCGCACTGCCCGTCCTCCAACGCCCGCCTGGCGGCCGGCATCGCCCGCGTCCCCGACATGCTGAAGGCCGGCGTGCCGGTCGGCCTCGGCGTGGACGGCACCGCCTCCAACGAGTCCGGCGAGCTGGGCACCGAACTGCGCAACGCGCTGCTGATCAACCGTCTGCACGGCCGGCCGGACGCGCTGACCGCCCGCTCCGCGCTGCGCCTGGGCACCATGGGCGGCGCCCGGGTGCTCGGCCGCCACCAGGAGATCGGCTCCATCGAGGCGGGCAAGCTCGCCGACCTGGCGCTGTGGAAGGTGGACGGCATCATGCACTCGTCGATCGCCGACCCGGTCGCCGCGCTGGTGATGGGCGCGCTGCCGCCGCTGGCCACGCTGTTCGTCAACGGCAACGCCGTGGTCGAGCGCGGCGTGCTCACCACCGTCGACGAGGACCGGATCGCCCTGGCCTGCGCCCGCGCCGCGAAGGAGCTCGCCGCCCGCGTCTGA
- the pucL gene encoding factor-independent urate hydroxylase produces MAHVLGQNQYGKAENRIVRVYRDSTRHEIKDLNVSVSLQGEFEDVHLTGSNANCLPTDTTKNTVYAFAKEHGIESAEAFGITLARHFVDNTERGVVHSARIRIEEYTWDRIRTPDSSARFIGSEEVGHSFVRNGQETRTSEIVYDGDSFQVISGLKDLVVMNSTNSEFWGYIKDRYTTLQEAYDRILATQVTARWKYGFTGRDDEAQPNWNRSYNHVKRHMLEAFAETYSYSLQQTLHAMGTRVLNNRAEVDEVRLELPNKHHFLVDLSPFGLKNDNEVYYAADRMYGLIEGTVHREGVVPVIPVA; encoded by the coding sequence ATGGCCCATGTGCTCGGTCAGAACCAGTACGGCAAGGCGGAGAACCGGATCGTCCGCGTCTACCGCGACTCCACCCGCCACGAGATCAAGGACCTGAACGTCTCGGTCTCGCTGCAGGGCGAGTTCGAGGACGTCCACCTCACCGGCTCGAACGCCAACTGCCTGCCCACCGACACCACCAAGAACACCGTGTACGCCTTCGCCAAGGAGCACGGCATCGAGTCGGCGGAGGCCTTCGGCATCACGCTGGCCCGGCACTTCGTCGACAACACCGAGCGCGGTGTGGTGCACAGCGCCCGGATCCGGATCGAGGAGTACACCTGGGACCGGATCCGCACGCCCGACAGCTCGGCGCGGTTCATCGGCTCCGAGGAGGTCGGGCACTCCTTCGTCCGCAACGGGCAGGAGACCCGCACCAGCGAGATCGTCTACGACGGCGACAGCTTCCAGGTGATCTCCGGCCTCAAGGACCTGGTCGTCATGAACTCCACCAACTCGGAGTTCTGGGGCTACATCAAGGACCGCTACACCACGCTCCAGGAGGCCTACGACCGGATCCTGGCCACCCAGGTGACGGCCCGTTGGAAGTACGGCTTCACCGGCCGCGACGACGAGGCCCAGCCGAACTGGAACCGCTCGTACAACCACGTGAAGCGCCACATGCTGGAGGCCTTCGCGGAGACCTACTCCTACTCGCTGCAGCAGACCCTGCACGCGATGGGCACCCGGGTGCTGAACAACCGGGCCGAGGTGGACGAAGTCCGCCTGGAGCTCCCGAACAAGCACCACTTCCTGGTCGACCTCTCGCCGTTCGGGCTCAAGAACGACAACGAGGTCTACTACGCCGCCGACCGGATGTACGGCCTCATCGAGGGCACCGTGCACCGCGAGGGCGTCGTCCCGGTCATCCCGGTCGCCTGA
- the uraH gene encoding hydroxyisourate hydrolase, translating into MTGISTHVLDTSLGRPAEGVPVELALHTEGGWKVLGTSATDSDGRAKDLPAVEAGSVVRLLFDTAAYYAGRSQEPPFFPEVSIVFTVAPAQHHYHVPLLLNPFGYSVYRGS; encoded by the coding sequence ATGACTGGCATCTCCACGCACGTGCTCGACACCAGCCTCGGCCGGCCGGCCGAGGGCGTCCCGGTCGAGCTGGCACTGCACACCGAGGGTGGCTGGAAGGTGCTCGGCACCTCCGCCACGGACTCCGACGGCCGGGCCAAGGACCTGCCGGCCGTGGAGGCGGGCTCGGTCGTCCGGCTGCTCTTCGACACCGCCGCGTACTACGCGGGCAGGTCGCAGGAGCCGCCGTTCTTCCCCGAGGTCTCGATCGTCTTCACGGTCGCGCCCGCGCAGCACCACTACCACGTGCCGCTGCTGCTCAACCCGTTCGGCTACTCGGTCTACCGCGGAAGCTAG
- the uraD gene encoding 2-oxo-4-hydroxy-4-carboxy-5-ureidoimidazoline decarboxylase — MTNHPTVSPAASRALEALAAAPAAALRETLLEICSSPRWAEAVAAARPWPDRASLLAANAAAMASLGTADLADAMAGHARIGTPKAGDAVSEREQAGIRGADAALLDELHEANAAYEAKFGHVFLICATGRTAATMLAALRERHPHDAATEAEIVRGELRKINDIRINRLLDEA; from the coding sequence GTGACCAACCACCCCACCGTGTCCCCCGCGGCGTCCAGGGCGCTTGAAGCCCTGGCGGCGGCCCCGGCCGCCGCACTGCGGGAGACGCTGCTGGAGATCTGCTCCAGCCCCCGCTGGGCCGAGGCCGTCGCGGCCGCCCGGCCGTGGCCCGACCGGGCGTCACTGCTGGCCGCCAACGCGGCCGCGATGGCGTCGCTCGGCACCGCGGACCTCGCCGACGCGATGGCCGGGCACGCCCGGATCGGCACGCCCAAGGCGGGCGACGCCGTCTCCGAGCGGGAACAGGCCGGCATCCGGGGCGCCGACGCGGCGCTCCTGGACGAACTGCACGAGGCCAACGCCGCCTACGAGGCGAAGTTCGGCCACGTCTTCCTGATCTGCGCGACCGGCCGCACGGCCGCGACCATGCTCGCCGCGCTGCGCGAGCGCCACCCGCACGACGCCGCCACCGAGGCGGAGATCGTCCGGGGCGAACTGCGCAAGATCAACGACATCCGCATCAACCGGCTGCTGGACGAGGCGTAG
- a CDS encoding helix-turn-helix domain-containing protein: MNNAPEHPLTAAIKPLLDAVGATAVAPADARPDDVVLEWDGTPALAVRLPHLSSALDRLLAEMARQYDGRPLAELDRAEKQRVVALLEERGAFTVRHGVETVASALGVSRFTVYNYLNRQDGTKKD, encoded by the coding sequence CGCTGACCGCGGCGATAAAGCCGCTGCTGGACGCCGTCGGCGCCACCGCGGTGGCACCGGCCGACGCCCGCCCCGACGACGTCGTCCTGGAGTGGGACGGCACCCCGGCACTGGCCGTCCGGCTGCCGCACCTGAGCAGCGCGCTCGACCGGCTGCTCGCCGAGATGGCCCGCCAGTACGACGGGCGCCCGCTCGCCGAGCTGGACCGGGCCGAGAAGCAGCGGGTGGTGGCACTGCTGGAGGAGCGCGGCGCGTTCACCGTCCGCCACGGCGTGGAGACGGTGGCCTCCGCGCTCGGCGTCAGCCGCTTCACGGTGTACAACTACCTGAACCGGCAGGACGGCACCAAGAAGGACTGA